A region of Salinibacter sp. 10B DNA encodes the following proteins:
- a CDS encoding competence/damage-inducible protein A produces MNAHLLTIGDELLIGQTTNTNAAWLGERLSRLGLEVERTVTVGDDPDRMREELDRSARRADLIVITGGLGPTHDDVTRDVVADYFEAPLQTDEAILDRIRRYYERRGRQMPASGPTLAQVPQGFETLENPVGAAVGLWHEATVEGQSRLVVILPGIPEEMKGIFSEAVQPRLEARDDVRGVHHRTLVTSGIGESSLQERLGDLVDTLPDDLRLAYLPSTDGVRLRLTTLNEKPDGAENQLDQLEASIRERAGEHVIGTGDVMLEEVLGDRLRATGTTIGSAESATGGLIGHRLTGVSGSSDYYDGSVVSYANRVKRDILGVEAETLDEFGAVSEPVAVQMAEGVRQVLGVDIGIATTGIAGPTGGTDEKPVGTVWLGYADAHRTRAIKRHFVEDRTLNKQLFATAALDLARRELASRSEEGEDWMPR; encoded by the coding sequence ATGAACGCCCATCTCCTCACCATCGGCGATGAACTGCTTATTGGGCAGACGACGAATACGAACGCGGCTTGGCTGGGAGAGCGACTCAGTCGGCTGGGCTTGGAGGTAGAGCGGACGGTTACGGTGGGAGATGATCCAGACCGAATGCGTGAGGAGCTGGACCGGTCGGCCCGACGAGCCGATCTGATCGTGATTACGGGCGGCCTCGGTCCTACTCACGACGACGTGACGCGCGACGTGGTGGCCGACTATTTTGAGGCGCCCCTCCAGACCGACGAGGCAATCCTCGATCGCATTCGGCGCTACTACGAGCGGCGGGGCCGGCAAATGCCCGCGTCAGGGCCCACGCTCGCACAGGTTCCGCAAGGATTCGAGACGCTGGAGAATCCGGTGGGAGCGGCCGTGGGGCTCTGGCACGAGGCAACGGTGGAGGGGCAGTCCCGTCTCGTGGTCATTCTGCCCGGCATCCCGGAAGAGATGAAAGGAATTTTCTCAGAAGCGGTGCAGCCGCGGTTGGAGGCCCGCGACGACGTGCGAGGAGTCCATCATCGGACGCTCGTGACGTCCGGCATCGGCGAGTCGTCGTTGCAAGAGCGCCTCGGCGATCTTGTCGACACCCTTCCAGACGATCTTCGCCTGGCCTATCTGCCGTCTACAGACGGGGTGCGTCTCCGCCTTACAACCCTGAACGAAAAGCCCGACGGCGCGGAGAATCAACTCGACCAACTTGAGGCCAGCATCCGCGAGCGGGCGGGCGAGCACGTCATCGGCACCGGCGACGTGATGCTGGAGGAGGTGCTGGGCGATCGGCTTCGAGCCACTGGAACGACCATCGGCTCGGCGGAAAGTGCGACGGGTGGGCTCATCGGGCATCGCCTCACGGGGGTGAGCGGCTCCTCCGATTACTACGACGGCAGCGTCGTGTCCTACGCCAATCGTGTGAAGCGGGACATCCTGGGGGTGGAGGCCGAGACGCTTGACGAGTTTGGGGCCGTAAGCGAGCCGGTGGCCGTCCAGATGGCAGAAGGGGTACGGCAGGTGCTCGGCGTCGACATTGGCATTGCGACGACGGGCATTGCCGGACCCACGGGGGGCACCGACGAGAAGCCGGTGGGCACTGTCTGGCTCGGCTATGCCGACGCGCATCGGACGCGGGCCATCAAGCGGCACTTCGTGGAGGATCGGACGCTCAATAAGCAGCTTTTCGCCACGGCGGCGCTCGACCTGGCGCGGCGAGAGTTGGCGTCGCGGTCTGAGGAAGGAGAGGACTGGATGCCGCGTTAA
- a CDS encoding Y-family DNA polymerase — MSALTPRSFWRRFLPLRPMDTVFALIDCENFYVSCERVFDPSLRTVPLAILSNNDGCIIARSEKIKAAGIPMGAPYFKWEETLDKIGARVRSSNYALYGDMSTRVASILEQDALAVERYSIDECFLTLPALSRQNLWRVGDNIRRKVLRWVGLPIRVGIGPTKTLAKVSDENAKARKKAGMGRGVYVCPDEPTRDDFLQCVPVEDVWGIGPAYEESLTEKGVSTAAEFRALPDPWIRTEMTVVGLRIARELRGHSCLELELVRPDRKTLVRSRSFGQTVETKDHLRQALAKHAQRAAEKLREEDLVARGIEVFITTKRFGAPPHYSNQVAARLGGHTARGTPFVRATRHLLDPIYRSGYGYKKAGVQLYDIRPSRPHQTSLFGRPREEDEDLMNAVDQLNTAYGRNTIHLAATGVAESQEWEMKRQNRSPRYTTRWDELPTATI; from the coding sequence GTGAGCGCCCTGACTCCCCGTTCGTTCTGGCGGCGCTTTCTCCCTCTCCGTCCGATGGACACGGTCTTTGCCCTGATCGACTGCGAAAATTTTTACGTCTCCTGCGAGCGCGTTTTTGACCCATCGCTCCGAACGGTCCCGCTGGCAATCCTCTCCAACAATGATGGGTGCATCATTGCGAGGAGTGAGAAGATCAAGGCGGCCGGAATCCCCATGGGAGCGCCGTATTTCAAATGGGAAGAAACGCTTGACAAGATCGGAGCGCGTGTACGATCGAGCAACTACGCGCTTTACGGCGACATGTCGACCCGCGTGGCGTCGATTCTCGAACAGGATGCCCTGGCCGTCGAACGCTACTCAATCGACGAGTGCTTTCTCACCCTTCCAGCCCTTTCCCGACAAAATCTGTGGCGTGTGGGCGACAACATTCGCCGCAAAGTCCTGCGGTGGGTGGGCCTTCCCATTCGTGTGGGCATCGGTCCCACGAAAACGCTAGCCAAGGTGTCGGACGAAAACGCCAAGGCGCGAAAGAAAGCGGGGATGGGACGTGGCGTGTACGTGTGCCCGGACGAGCCGACGCGGGACGACTTCCTCCAGTGCGTGCCGGTGGAAGACGTGTGGGGGATCGGTCCCGCGTACGAAGAGTCGCTCACCGAAAAAGGGGTTTCCACGGCCGCCGAATTTCGTGCCCTCCCCGACCCATGGATTCGGACGGAAATGACCGTCGTCGGTCTCCGCATCGCCCGAGAGTTGCGGGGACATTCCTGCCTCGAGCTGGAGCTCGTCCGCCCCGACCGAAAGACCCTCGTGCGCTCCCGATCATTTGGGCAGACAGTGGAAACGAAAGACCACCTCCGACAGGCCCTCGCCAAGCATGCCCAACGGGCCGCCGAGAAACTTCGAGAGGAGGATCTCGTCGCGCGAGGCATCGAGGTGTTCATTACGACCAAACGCTTCGGGGCTCCCCCACACTACTCGAATCAGGTGGCCGCTCGCCTTGGCGGACACACCGCTCGGGGAACGCCCTTCGTTCGAGCGACGCGGCACCTCTTGGATCCGATTTATCGGTCGGGATACGGATACAAGAAAGCGGGCGTGCAACTCTACGACATCCGCCCCTCCCGTCCCCACCAGACAAGTCTGTTCGGGCGTCCGCGGGAAGAGGACGAGGATCTGATGAACGCGGTGGATCAGCTCAATACCGCGTACGGCAGAAATACCATTCATCTGGCCGCCACGGGCGTGGCTGAATCCCAGGAATGGGAAATGAAGCGACAGAATCGGTCCCCCCGATACACGACACGCTGGGACGAGCTCCCAACGGCGACGATCTGA
- a CDS encoding mechanosensitive ion channel domain-containing protein, with the protein MNELFSQGYLSAETLNMAANYLLKGVAFIIILVVGRYIARWVRDLIRGGLDAPGADRTLTKFVGNFAYYGIFLLALFAGLETVGVETASFVAVLAAASFAVGLALQGTLANFAAGIMLLVFRPFSVGDYVDIAGETGFVREIQLFFTQLRTRDNRLIIVPNGDIFGATIENIFAYDEIRVDCDVGTDYPADIDETREVLLDAARSVDDRIEEKGEQAALVELGGSSINWQVRIWAEPDNYFRLKQELTRQVKYKLDEADIGIPFPQMDVHLDELNGEA; encoded by the coding sequence ATGAACGAGCTCTTCTCCCAAGGCTACCTCTCGGCGGAAACGCTGAACATGGCAGCCAACTATCTGCTGAAGGGCGTTGCCTTCATCATTATTCTCGTCGTGGGCCGCTACATTGCCCGCTGGGTGCGCGATCTGATCCGAGGGGGGCTCGACGCCCCTGGTGCCGATCGCACCCTGACGAAGTTTGTCGGCAACTTTGCCTACTACGGCATCTTCCTGCTGGCCCTCTTTGCGGGCCTTGAAACGGTCGGCGTCGAAACGGCGAGCTTCGTGGCCGTGCTTGCCGCCGCGAGTTTTGCCGTGGGCCTGGCCCTGCAGGGCACCCTCGCTAACTTTGCGGCGGGAATCATGCTGCTCGTCTTCCGTCCGTTTAGCGTCGGCGACTACGTCGACATCGCGGGAGAAACCGGATTTGTTCGCGAAATCCAGCTCTTCTTTACGCAGCTTCGAACCCGCGACAATCGCCTCATTATCGTTCCAAATGGCGACATCTTTGGAGCAACGATTGAAAACATTTTTGCCTACGACGAAATCCGCGTGGACTGCGACGTGGGCACCGACTATCCCGCCGACATCGACGAGACGCGCGAGGTGCTGCTGGACGCGGCCCGCAGCGTCGACGACCGGATCGAGGAAAAGGGCGAACAGGCGGCGCTCGTAGAGCTCGGCGGCTCGTCCATTAACTGGCAGGTGCGCATTTGGGCGGAGCCGGACAATTACTTCCGCCTGAAGCAAGAGCTGACGCGACAGGTCAAGTACAAGTTGGATGAGGCCGACATCGGCATTCCGTTCCCGCAGATGGACGTGCACCTCGACGAACTCAACGGCGAGGCCTAA
- a CDS encoding NAD(P)H-quinone oxidoreductase → MRAVTVTEDGDPEHMTIGEVPTPEPGSEEVLVKVHATALNRADTFQRRGHYPPPEGASEILGLEMAGTVAEAGDRVVDWNENDRVFALLDGGGYAEYAVVHKDRLMAVPPGLSMQEATAIPEVFLTAYQALHWLGGVQSDHDVLIHAGASGVGTAAIQLARLAEAHPYVTASAPKHEVCRDLGAEVAIDYESEDFAERIDEITEDGADIILDFIGAPYFHQNVSSLALDGRIIQLATLGGSTVEQVNLRALMAKRAQLFATTLRSRSLAYKVQLTQEFASDVLPHFIDGDLQPVIDSVYDWTEVADAHRRMENNENAGKIVMTVVS, encoded by the coding sequence ATGCGTGCTGTCACTGTCACTGAGGACGGCGATCCCGAGCACATGACCATTGGGGAGGTCCCGACGCCCGAGCCCGGATCGGAGGAGGTGCTCGTGAAGGTACACGCCACTGCCCTGAACCGGGCCGATACGTTCCAGCGTCGGGGACACTATCCGCCGCCGGAGGGGGCGTCCGAGATTCTTGGCCTCGAAATGGCCGGGACGGTGGCCGAGGCCGGGGATCGGGTGGTAGACTGGAATGAGAATGACCGCGTCTTTGCGCTGCTCGATGGGGGCGGGTATGCCGAGTATGCCGTCGTTCACAAGGATCGGCTCATGGCGGTTCCCCCGGGACTGTCGATGCAGGAGGCGACCGCGATTCCCGAGGTATTCCTGACGGCGTACCAGGCCCTTCACTGGCTTGGTGGCGTACAATCCGATCACGACGTGCTCATTCACGCGGGGGCCAGTGGAGTAGGCACTGCCGCCATTCAGCTCGCGCGTCTGGCTGAGGCCCATCCGTACGTCACGGCCTCAGCACCAAAGCATGAGGTGTGTCGTGATTTGGGGGCGGAAGTGGCGATCGACTATGAGTCGGAAGACTTTGCGGAGCGAATCGATGAAATCACGGAGGATGGCGCTGATATCATCCTCGACTTTATTGGGGCGCCGTACTTCCACCAGAACGTTTCGTCCCTTGCGCTCGATGGCCGCATCATCCAACTCGCCACACTGGGAGGAAGTACGGTCGAGCAGGTGAACCTCCGCGCCCTCATGGCAAAGCGAGCGCAGCTGTTCGCCACCACGCTTCGCTCCCGCAGTCTCGCCTACAAGGTCCAGCTCACGCAGGAGTTTGCGTCGGACGTGCTCCCCCACTTCATCGACGGCGACCTCCAGCCGGTCATCGACTCGGTCTACGACTGGACGGAGGTCGCCGATGCGCACCGGCGTATGGAGAACAACGAGAACGCCGGAAAGATCGTGATGACGGTGGTGTCGTGA
- a CDS encoding OsmC family protein, translating into MPTRSADATWEGNLPDGNGTMRMDSGSYEGPFSYRSRFEEGDGTNPEELIAAAHAGCFSMAFSNVLDEEGFSPESVDTTADVTLRMLEDGPAITKIHLTATAHVPDIDNDTFQELAEAAKDGCPVSKALAGSEITLDATLET; encoded by the coding sequence ATGCCTACACGCTCCGCAGACGCAACATGGGAGGGCAACCTACCCGACGGCAACGGCACCATGCGAATGGATAGCGGCTCCTACGAGGGCCCCTTCTCGTACCGCTCCCGCTTTGAAGAAGGCGACGGAACGAACCCCGAGGAGCTGATCGCGGCAGCACACGCCGGATGCTTCTCAATGGCCTTCTCCAACGTGCTGGACGAAGAAGGCTTTTCGCCAGAGTCGGTCGACACTACTGCCGACGTTACGCTCCGCATGCTGGAGGATGGGCCGGCCATCACCAAGATTCACCTCACGGCCACGGCTCACGTGCCTGACATCGACAATGACACCTTTCAGGAGCTGGCCGAGGCGGCCAAGGACGGCTGCCCGGTGTCGAAAGCGCTGGCCGGCTCGGAAATCACGCTGGATGCGACGCTGGAAACCTAA
- the umuD gene encoding translesion error-prone DNA polymerase V autoproteolytic subunit, which translates to MPLVATPIAQARTDTSIRRPLFLSRVEAGFPSPADDYVETDLDLNNLLIKRESSTFFVRASGGSMTEAGIHNGDVMIVDRALEPEDGSVVVAALDGDLTVKRYRVFSGQPYLVPESDEHDSIPVKAGQELVVWGVVKHVIHEVS; encoded by the coding sequence ATGCCGCTCGTTGCCACCCCGATCGCCCAGGCCCGAACGGACACCTCGATTCGCCGTCCCCTGTTCTTGTCTCGGGTGGAGGCCGGCTTTCCCAGTCCAGCGGACGATTACGTCGAAACGGACCTCGACCTGAACAACCTTCTCATCAAACGAGAATCCTCTACGTTCTTCGTCCGGGCCTCCGGAGGCTCAATGACTGAAGCCGGCATCCACAACGGCGACGTTATGATCGTGGACCGTGCCCTCGAACCAGAAGACGGTTCCGTGGTCGTCGCGGCCCTCGACGGCGACCTGACAGTCAAACGCTACCGGGTCTTCAGCGGCCAACCCTACCTCGTGCCCGAATCCGACGAGCACGACTCCATTCCTGTGAAGGCCGGTCAGGAGCTCGTCGTATGGGGAGTGGTAAAGCACGTGATTCACGAAGTGTCGTGA